The following coding sequences are from one Nonlabens arenilitoris window:
- the rpmA gene encoding 50S ribosomal protein L27 — protein sequence MAHKKGVGSSKNGRESHSKRLGVKIFGGQAAVAGNILIRQRGMEHHPGENVYAGKDFTLHAKVDGLVKFTKKRNNRSYVSIVQAEA from the coding sequence ATGGCTCACAAAAAAGGAGTAGGTAGTTCGAAAAACGGAAGAGAATCTCATTCAAAACGCTTAGGTGTTAAGATTTTTGGAGGACAAGCAGCAGTAGCTGGTAATATTCTTATCCGTCAGCGCGGTATGGAGCACCATCCAGGTGAAAACGTATATGCTGGTAAGGACTTTACATTACATGCAAAAGTAGATGGACTAGTGAAGTTTACTAAAAAAAGAAATAATAGATCTTACGTTTCTATCGTACAGGCAGAAGCTTAA
- the rplU gene encoding 50S ribosomal protein L21, with protein MYAIVEIAGQQFKIEKDQKLFVHRLQEDEGATVSIDKVLLLGNDNDITLGAPAIEGAFAEAKVLGHLKGDKVIVFKKKRRKGYRKKNGHRQSLTQIQISSISATGGKKSTAKAEKKAPAKKAAPAKEAAPAAPKAAKKETSKADDLKKVEGIGPKIASTLNEAGITTFAELAKTDAAKISEIIADVRGNHITDSWPMQAQMAADGKWDELKKWQDEANGGVMPS; from the coding sequence ATGTACGCAATCGTAGAGATAGCAGGGCAACAATTCAAGATCGAGAAAGATCAGAAGTTGTTTGTACATCGTTTACAAGAAGACGAAGGAGCGACAGTTTCTATCGACAAAGTTCTTCTTTTAGGCAATGACAACGACATCACTCTCGGCGCCCCAGCTATAGAAGGAGCATTTGCTGAAGCAAAAGTTCTGGGACACCTTAAAGGTGACAAAGTAATCGTTTTTAAGAAAAAACGTAGAAAGGGATACCGTAAGAAAAACGGTCACCGTCAATCATTAACACAGATTCAAATCTCTAGCATCTCTGCTACGGGTGGTAAGAAATCTACTGCTAAAGCAGAGAAGAAAGCACCAGCAAAGAAGGCAGCTCCTGCAAAAGAAGCAGCTCCAGCAGCTCCTAAAGCAGCAAAGAAGGAAACTTCTAAAGCTGACGATTTAAAGAAGGTAGAAGGAATCGGACCTAAGATTGCAAGTACTCTTAATGAGGCTGGTATCACGACGTTTGCAGAACTTGCAAAAACTGACGCGGCAAAGATTTCTGAAATCATCGCTGATGTACGTGGTAATCACATTACAGATTCATGGCCTATGCAAGCTCAAATGGCTGCAGATGGTAAATGGGACGAATTAAAAAAATGGCAAGACGAAGCTAACGGCGGAGTAATGCCTAGTTAA
- a CDS encoding insulinase family protein has translation MKKIVLSLAAAFIAVSGFAQEVEYVEYDLPNGLHVILHQENSAPVVTTGVMYQVGAKDEDPGRTGFAHFFEHLLFEGTENIERGKWFDIVSANGGSNNANTTQDRTYYYETFPSNNLEMGLWMESERMLHPKIEQIGVDTQNEVVKEEKRQRIDNAPYGAILYRTGIDKHLFKSHPYGQSVIGSMEDLNAAKLSEFQEFNDKYYNPNNATLVVAGDINIEKTKKMIEDYFGPIPNKAPRNVRKTIVEAPITETRYATEYDANIQIPVKIFSYITPKSVDRDAYVLDYISSVLTGGASSRMQKRMVEEEQIALQVLAFAQSNQDYGTYTMGALSKGDVSLEKLAEVMDEEIVKLQTELISEREYQKLQNQFETRFVSSNSRVEGIAASLATYNMLKGDTGLINKELDIYRSITREDIKRVANKYLKPNQRLELDYLAGSAPTEEEMAAAANEVKIVDNKLQINKIYFDNDKATITDSASKELDRIVNMMMKNSSMEILAETYTDTKGSDSYNKTLSQKRADAVKGYLISKGIAASRVKAVGRGEDNPVVDCESKTCTDEEYEQSRRTEFTITKK, from the coding sequence ATGAAAAAAATTGTTTTAAGTCTTGCAGCAGCTTTTATTGCTGTGTCGGGATTTGCACAAGAAGTGGAGTACGTTGAGTATGATCTACCTAACGGATTGCATGTAATCTTGCATCAAGAAAATAGTGCGCCAGTTGTAACAACTGGAGTTATGTATCAAGTAGGTGCAAAAGATGAAGATCCAGGTAGAACAGGATTTGCTCACTTTTTTGAACACCTTTTATTTGAAGGAACAGAGAACATTGAGCGCGGTAAGTGGTTTGACATTGTAAGCGCAAACGGTGGAAGCAATAATGCTAACACGACACAAGATCGTACCTATTATTATGAGACGTTTCCATCTAACAATCTAGAAATGGGATTATGGATGGAAAGTGAGCGTATGCTACATCCCAAAATTGAACAAATAGGTGTAGACACTCAAAACGAGGTCGTAAAAGAAGAAAAGCGCCAGCGTATTGATAACGCACCTTATGGAGCAATTCTTTATAGAACTGGTATTGATAAGCACCTTTTCAAATCACATCCTTATGGACAAAGTGTAATAGGTTCTATGGAAGACCTAAATGCTGCAAAGCTTTCAGAATTTCAAGAATTTAACGATAAATACTATAATCCTAATAATGCAACTTTAGTAGTTGCTGGTGACATTAATATAGAGAAGACTAAGAAGATGATTGAAGATTACTTCGGTCCTATTCCTAACAAAGCTCCTCGTAATGTGCGTAAGACAATCGTTGAAGCACCGATAACTGAAACTCGTTATGCAACCGAGTATGATGCAAATATCCAGATTCCTGTAAAAATCTTCTCCTATATTACTCCTAAATCTGTAGACCGTGATGCATACGTACTTGACTACATTTCTTCTGTTTTAACTGGTGGAGCAAGTTCTAGAATGCAAAAGAGAATGGTAGAAGAAGAGCAAATAGCTTTACAAGTATTAGCATTTGCACAGTCTAACCAAGATTATGGTACTTATACAATGGGTGCTCTTTCTAAAGGCGATGTGTCTTTAGAAAAACTAGCCGAAGTAATGGATGAAGAAATTGTAAAACTTCAGACAGAATTAATTTCTGAAAGGGAATATCAAAAACTTCAAAATCAATTTGAAACTAGATTTGTAAGCTCAAATTCTAGAGTAGAAGGAATCGCGGCATCTCTTGCTACATATAATATGCTTAAAGGTGATACTGGTTTAATCAACAAAGAATTAGATATTTATAGAAGCATTACTCGTGAAGACATTAAGCGAGTTGCAAATAAGTATTTAAAACCTAATCAACGGTTAGAGTTAGACTACCTAGCAGGTAGCGCACCAACTGAAGAAGAAATGGCTGCCGCTGCAAATGAGGTTAAGATTGTAGATAACAAACTACAAATCAACAAAATATATTTTGATAATGACAAAGCTACAATCACAGATAGCGCTTCTAAAGAGTTAGATCGTATCGTTAATATGATGATGAAAAATTCATCAATGGAAATCCTAGCAGAAACATATACGGACACCAAAGGTAGCGATAGTTACAATAAAACATTATCTCAAAAAAGAGCAGATGCCGTTAAAGGTTATTTAATATCTAAAGGTATTGCTGCCAGTAGAGTAAAAGCTGTAGGGCGTGGAGAAGATAATCCAGTGGTAGATTGTGAAAGCAAGACATGTACTGATGAAGAATATGAGCAATCTAGAAGAACTGAATTTACCATTACTAAAAAATAA
- a CDS encoding DMT family transporter, whose amino-acid sequence MDNSKLKYIYLIILSLIWGTSFILIKKALGDDGSGNLVLQPLQLGAGRTIISGCILIVIGWKSFAATDRKDWKWLFVSGLLGTFFPAFLFAYAQTEIDSAISAILNSTVPLITLIMGAVIFGIAFSRTQLLGVIIGLAGAIALVFSGMKNNPEQNYLFAGLVFIACTCYASNVNIIKRYLQNIKPLAIATGNFIFILPLAIIVFFSADGASLEFTSEPVLKSLGYIIVLCIFGTVAAKIMFNKLVQITSPVFASSVTYLMPVVGLTWGMLDGETFSIWQVLATMVIIFAVVLVTRDKKKPATK is encoded by the coding sequence ATGGATAATTCAAAGCTCAAATACATTTACCTCATTATTCTTAGTTTAATTTGGGGAACATCATTTATACTTATAAAAAAAGCATTAGGAGATGACGGTTCAGGTAATCTTGTATTGCAACCACTACAACTAGGTGCTGGTAGGACGATTATCTCTGGATGTATTTTAATAGTTATAGGTTGGAAATCATTTGCAGCCACAGATCGCAAAGACTGGAAATGGTTATTTGTTTCGGGATTATTAGGTACATTTTTCCCTGCATTTTTATTTGCATATGCACAGACAGAAATAGATAGCGCCATAAGTGCCATTCTTAACTCTACAGTACCATTAATTACACTTATAATGGGTGCAGTCATATTTGGTATTGCTTTTTCTCGCACACAATTATTAGGCGTTATCATTGGGCTAGCTGGAGCGATTGCTCTAGTATTCTCTGGTATGAAAAACAATCCAGAACAGAACTACCTTTTTGCGGGATTAGTATTTATTGCCTGTACATGCTATGCGAGTAATGTAAATATTATTAAAAGGTATTTACAAAACATTAAACCGCTCGCTATTGCAACAGGTAATTTTATATTCATCCTACCTCTGGCAATTATTGTTTTCTTTAGTGCTGATGGTGCTTCACTAGAGTTTACTAGTGAGCCAGTACTTAAAAGTCTAGGCTACATCATAGTGCTGTGTATTTTTGGAACTGTCGCGGCAAAAATCATGTTCAACAAGCTTGTTCAGATTACTTCTCCCGTATTTGCGAGTTCTGTCACTTATCTTATGCCTGTGGTAGGTTTAACATGGGGAATGCTGGATGGAGAGACCTTTAGTATCTGGCAAGTTCTTGCAACTATGGTCATCATATTTGCTGTGGTACTGGTTACAAGAGACAAAAAAAAACCAGCAACTAAATAG
- the gldD gene encoding gliding motility lipoprotein GldD — MYQALKLLLILITVVLLASCGKDELQPKPEAKLALQYPSPEYQQLNKADCPFTFKVNSFARVLSKNDCSMKIEYPFMDATIYMDYAPVKDNIRELLIDGQKLSFSHNRMADVIDDKVYINPDKSVYGMMYAIEGNAASNVQFYLTDSVQNFITASLYFDRAPNYDSIYPAVNYIKLDMRKMMESMDWK; from the coding sequence ATGTACCAAGCCTTAAAATTACTTTTAATTCTAATTACTGTTGTCTTATTAGCCAGTTGTGGTAAAGATGAACTACAGCCTAAACCAGAGGCAAAACTAGCTCTTCAATATCCGTCACCAGAATATCAACAACTTAATAAGGCTGATTGCCCTTTTACTTTTAAGGTAAATTCTTTTGCGAGAGTACTATCAAAGAATGACTGCTCCATGAAGATAGAATACCCGTTTATGGATGCTACCATATATATGGATTATGCCCCAGTAAAAGACAATATAAGAGAACTATTAATAGATGGTCAGAAACTATCCTTTTCTCATAATCGTATGGCAGATGTTATTGATGATAAAGTATATATCAATCCTGATAAATCTGTGTATGGGATGATGTATGCTATTGAAGGTAATGCAGCATCAAACGTTCAATTCTATTTAACAGACAGTGTTCAAAACTTTATAACGGCATCGCTTTATTTTGACCGTGCACCTAATTACGATTCTATATATCCAGCTGTAAATTATATCAAACTCGATATGCGCAAGATGATGGAGTCCATGGATTGGAAATAG
- a CDS encoding gliding motility-associated protein GldE, with translation MDPDSAHLLVAIISGSSELVYFLVFIILLILSAMVSGAEVALFSLETTDLEEERPDFPRRELVAKLLARPKKLLATILIANNAINITTVLIFSILSDSWFASIGTEWLRFVLEVVIATFLILLFGEILPKVYANRNAMKFANFMAIPLNILDKLFSFLSLPMRYVTIQIHERLGNKKSSITVSQLSQALELTDHHDTTDEEQQLLQGIVSFGNTDTKTVMRNRTDVFALDESMPFKDIITEVISNGYSRIPVFKESIDQITGVLYVKDLLPYIDRKNFEWTKLLREVYFVPENKKLDDLLQEFQEQKKHLAIVVDEYGGTSGLISLEDIIEEIVGDISDEFDDENLVYSKLDDKNFVFEGKTPLKDFYRIIELEESQQELFDNAKGESETVAGFLLEQTGYFPRKLDKITFEGFTFVVESMDKKRIKQVKCTKP, from the coding sequence GTGGATCCCGATTCAGCACATTTATTAGTTGCTATAATTTCTGGTTCTAGTGAACTAGTGTATTTTTTAGTTTTTATTATACTATTAATTTTGAGCGCCATGGTAAGTGGTGCCGAGGTTGCTCTTTTCTCTCTAGAGACGACAGACCTTGAAGAGGAACGTCCTGATTTTCCAAGACGTGAACTAGTCGCAAAGCTGCTTGCTAGACCTAAAAAACTGCTGGCGACCATATTAATAGCAAATAATGCCATCAATATTACTACAGTTCTTATTTTTAGTATTCTTTCAGATAGTTGGTTTGCCTCAATAGGAACAGAGTGGTTAAGGTTTGTACTAGAGGTTGTTATAGCCACCTTTTTAATATTGCTCTTTGGTGAGATTTTACCTAAGGTATATGCAAATCGCAATGCAATGAAGTTTGCAAACTTTATGGCAATACCACTCAACATATTAGATAAGTTATTCAGCTTTTTGAGTTTACCTATGCGATATGTAACTATTCAAATTCATGAACGGTTAGGGAATAAGAAATCTAGTATAACGGTTTCTCAACTCTCTCAAGCATTAGAGTTAACAGATCATCACGACACTACAGATGAAGAACAACAATTACTGCAAGGTATTGTAAGCTTTGGTAACACCGATACTAAAACAGTAATGCGCAATAGAACAGATGTTTTTGCACTGGATGAGAGCATGCCGTTTAAAGATATTATTACAGAGGTTATATCTAATGGTTATTCTAGAATACCCGTTTTTAAAGAAAGTATTGATCAAATTACAGGTGTACTTTATGTAAAAGATTTATTACCTTATATAGACCGTAAAAACTTTGAATGGACTAAACTATTGCGCGAGGTTTACTTTGTGCCAGAGAATAAAAAACTAGATGACTTACTTCAGGAATTTCAAGAGCAAAAGAAGCATCTTGCTATTGTAGTAGATGAATATGGTGGCACTAGTGGTTTAATATCACTCGAGGACATAATTGAGGAGATTGTAGGAGATATAAGTGATGAGTTTGATGATGAAAATCTAGTCTACTCAAAACTTGATGATAAAAATTTTGTTTTTGAAGGTAAAACACCTTTAAAAGATTTTTATCGTATTATAGAATTAGAAGAGTCTCAACAAGAGCTATTTGATAATGCAAAAGGAGAATCAGAAACTGTTGCTGGATTTTTACTCGAGCAAACAGGTTACTTTCCTCGTAAATTAGATAAAATAACTTTTGAAGGATTTACGTTTGTGGTAGAGTCCATGGATAAAAAACGCATTAAACAAGTAAAATGTACCAAGCCTTAA
- a CDS encoding single-stranded DNA-binding protein codes for MAGTVNKVILIGHTGDEVKMKYFEGGNCIGRFPLATNEEYVNRTTGERVSNTEWHNCVVRNKAAEVCEKYLKKGDKVYIEGRIKNRQWTGEDGQQRYTTEIQVQEFTFLTPKGENGAPGQSQQHRAAQPQQASRPVQPQQQPNPNYQAAPAPAVSDEEDDDLPF; via the coding sequence ATGGCAGGAACAGTAAACAAAGTGATTCTTATAGGACACACCGGTGATGAAGTGAAAATGAAGTATTTTGAAGGTGGGAATTGTATAGGTCGTTTCCCGCTAGCTACTAATGAAGAGTACGTTAATAGAACTACCGGTGAGCGTGTTTCTAACACAGAATGGCACAATTGCGTGGTACGTAACAAAGCTGCCGAAGTTTGTGAGAAGTACCTGAAGAAAGGCGATAAAGTTTATATTGAAGGTCGTATTAAAAATCGACAGTGGACTGGTGAAGATGGACAGCAGCGTTATACGACTGAAATCCAAGTGCAAGAATTTACATTTCTAACACCTAAAGGTGAAAATGGAGCACCAGGTCAATCACAACAGCATAGAGCGGCACAGCCGCAACAAGCCAGTAGGCCAGTGCAACCACAGCAACAACCTAACCCAAATTATCAAGCAGCTCCTGCTCCTGCGGTTAGTGATGAAGAAGATGATGATTTACCATTTTAA